In the genome of Augochlora pura isolate Apur16 chromosome 8, APUR_v2.2.1, whole genome shotgun sequence, one region contains:
- the LOC144474252 gene encoding late secretory pathway protein AVL9 homolog isoform X2 yields the protein MAESVGPILHVIVVGFHHKKGCQKLKNRTSDITRGTVQKSVCVLSTLPLYGHIQVKMALITHAYFEEGDFSKVSLLEDTYHHLNSCMSSESQIPPQVFVGLSARDFILQFRHKVLLLFKLLLLEKKIVFYQSPVQPLCAAILTLLSLFPSMIENGLQQAAYVRPSRPMSPIPTFEEEEIVHSIDNNISSINCVKDNILDTEKEHVNGNSNKHSVCINDNKAVEIMEGKCMDEFNNLSLQKNNNENENLNMKVIEVEAAHECTESYAEQNNTMYSGKPSDYVHRVQSVNTITLSATDTDNTLPRDTSNDALSDARLTNNITQIAHINPELCGLPLSLFTKGYLCLPYLSLPYLDLLADVNVRGYIVGVTNVLFKQKKQLIDVLVEVENTRIETSDPELRRQLHLTTEDLRFADYLVRHVAEPRKDIFLDGVGWEGGDEWIRTQFRVYLLSMLRTSMQQDTRQSDHYNSAFIAAWRTTNNYKMWGNSNKPEINNIEPGHPFAGQLSVQDMKLRLSHTMQNTESGRKLNQAMASTGRAVATTGKAVGGALSQAKGAFSNWWSTLTTVQPVEEGKPDNQTSNLHQTLSNMTHKTTIQDEEINVSTNDTSLEVVID from the exons atggcAGAATCTGTTGGACCAATACTTCATGTGATTGTCGTCGGATTTCATCACAAAAAAGGATGTCAA aaacTAAAAAATCGTACGTCTGATATAACGAGAGGAACTGTTCAGAAATCTGTATGTGTACTAAGTACATTACCACTGTATGGCCATATTCAAGTTAAAATGGCATTAATAACACATGCTTACTTTGAAGAAGGTGACTTCAGCAAAGTATCATTATTAGAAGATACTTATCATCACCTCAATTCCTGTATGAGTAGTGAAAGTCAAATACCACCTCAAGTCTTTGTCg gGTTGTCTGCGagggattttattttacaattccgTCACAaagttcttttattatttaaattacttctattagaaaagaaaatagtcTTTTACCAGTCGCCAGTGCAACCATTATGTGCAGCAATATTGACACTGCTTTCTCTGTTTCCAAGTATGATTGAAAATGGTTTACAGCAAGCTGCTTATGTtag ACCATCTAGACCAATGTCGCCTATACCTACGttcgaggaagaagaaatagtaCACAGTATTGATAACAATATATCTTCAATAAATTGTGTGAAAGATAACATATTGGACACAGAAAAAGAACATGTTAATGGTAATTCTAATAAACATTCAGTAtgtataaatgataataaagcTGTTGAAATCATGGAAGGTAAATGTATGGATGAATTTAATAACTTGAGcctacaaaaaaataataatgaaaatgaaaacttaAATATGAAAGTTATCGAAGTTGAAGCTGCACACGAATGTACTGAGTCATATGCAGAACAAAATAATACTATGTATTCTGGAAAACCAAGTGATTATGTACACAGagtacaaagtgtaaatacAATTACGTTAAGTGCAACAGATACAGACAATACTCTACCGCGTGACACAAGTAACGATGCTCTTTCGGATGCTCGTTTAACAAATAACATCACTCAAATTGCTCATATAAATCCAGAACTTTGTGGTTTACCTTTGAGTCTGTTCACAAAG gGTTATCTATGTTTACCATATTTATCACTACCATATCTGGATCTTTTGGCAGATGTTAATGTAAGAGGATACATAGTTGGAGttacaaatgttttatttaagcAGAAGAAGCAACTCATTGATGTATTAGTAGAG gtTGAAAATACACGGATAGAAACAAGTGATCCTGAATTAAGAAGACAGTTACACCTTACAACAGAGGATCTTAGATTTGCTGATTATTTAGTTCGACACGTAGCAGAGCCAcgcaaagatatttttttggaTGGTGTGGGATGGGAAGGTGGAGATGAATGGATCAGAACTCAATTTCGTGTCTACCTATTAAGTATGTTACGAACATCTATGCAACAAGATACTCGTCAATCTGATCATTATAATTCTGCATTCATTGCTGCTTGGCGTACTACAAATAACTACAAAATGTGGGGTAATTCTAATAAgccagaaataaataatatagaacctGGTCACCCATTTGCAGGACAATTATCAGTCCAAGATATGAAATTACGTTTGTCACA TACAATGCAAAATACAGAAAGTGGTAGAAAGTTGAACCAAGCAATGGCATCAACTGGTAGAGCTGTTGCAACAACAGGAAAAGCTGTAG GTGGTGCACTTTCGCAAGCAAAAGGTGCTTTTTCCAATTGGTGGAGCACATTAACTACTGTTCAACCAGTTGAGGAAGGAAAACCTGACAATCAAACTTCAAATCTACATCAAACACTTTCAAATATGACTCATAAAACTACTATACAAGACGAAGAAATTAACGTATCTACTAATGACACAAGTTTAGAAGTTGTTATTGATTAA
- the LOC144474252 gene encoding late secretory pathway protein AVL9 homolog isoform X1, with amino-acid sequence MAESVGPILHVIVVGFHHKKGCQVEYSFPPLVPGASNECPLGWKYLPTLALPDGSHNYDEDTVYFHLPSLNDAKRTIYGISCFRQIPVEKLKNRTSDITRGTVQKSVCVLSTLPLYGHIQVKMALITHAYFEEGDFSKVSLLEDTYHHLNSCMSSESQIPPQVFVGLSARDFILQFRHKVLLLFKLLLLEKKIVFYQSPVQPLCAAILTLLSLFPSMIENGLQQAAYVRPSRPMSPIPTFEEEEIVHSIDNNISSINCVKDNILDTEKEHVNGNSNKHSVCINDNKAVEIMEGKCMDEFNNLSLQKNNNENENLNMKVIEVEAAHECTESYAEQNNTMYSGKPSDYVHRVQSVNTITLSATDTDNTLPRDTSNDALSDARLTNNITQIAHINPELCGLPLSLFTKGYLCLPYLSLPYLDLLADVNVRGYIVGVTNVLFKQKKQLIDVLVEVENTRIETSDPELRRQLHLTTEDLRFADYLVRHVAEPRKDIFLDGVGWEGGDEWIRTQFRVYLLSMLRTSMQQDTRQSDHYNSAFIAAWRTTNNYKMWGNSNKPEINNIEPGHPFAGQLSVQDMKLRLSHTMQNTESGRKLNQAMASTGRAVATTGKAVGGALSQAKGAFSNWWSTLTTVQPVEEGKPDNQTSNLHQTLSNMTHKTTIQDEEINVSTNDTSLEVVID; translated from the exons atggcAGAATCTGTTGGACCAATACTTCATGTGATTGTCGTCGGATTTCATCACAAAAAAGGATGTCAA gtAGAATATTCATTTCCTCCTTTGGTGCCAGGAGCTTCAAATGAATGTCCGCTAGGTTGGAAATATTTGCCAACTCTTGCTTTACCAGATGGATCTCACAATTACGATGAAGATACagtttactttcatttaccTAGCTTAAATGATGCAAAACGTACAATATATGGTATTTCGTGCTTTAGACAAATCCCAGTAGAG aaacTAAAAAATCGTACGTCTGATATAACGAGAGGAACTGTTCAGAAATCTGTATGTGTACTAAGTACATTACCACTGTATGGCCATATTCAAGTTAAAATGGCATTAATAACACATGCTTACTTTGAAGAAGGTGACTTCAGCAAAGTATCATTATTAGAAGATACTTATCATCACCTCAATTCCTGTATGAGTAGTGAAAGTCAAATACCACCTCAAGTCTTTGTCg gGTTGTCTGCGagggattttattttacaattccgTCACAaagttcttttattatttaaattacttctattagaaaagaaaatagtcTTTTACCAGTCGCCAGTGCAACCATTATGTGCAGCAATATTGACACTGCTTTCTCTGTTTCCAAGTATGATTGAAAATGGTTTACAGCAAGCTGCTTATGTtag ACCATCTAGACCAATGTCGCCTATACCTACGttcgaggaagaagaaatagtaCACAGTATTGATAACAATATATCTTCAATAAATTGTGTGAAAGATAACATATTGGACACAGAAAAAGAACATGTTAATGGTAATTCTAATAAACATTCAGTAtgtataaatgataataaagcTGTTGAAATCATGGAAGGTAAATGTATGGATGAATTTAATAACTTGAGcctacaaaaaaataataatgaaaatgaaaacttaAATATGAAAGTTATCGAAGTTGAAGCTGCACACGAATGTACTGAGTCATATGCAGAACAAAATAATACTATGTATTCTGGAAAACCAAGTGATTATGTACACAGagtacaaagtgtaaatacAATTACGTTAAGTGCAACAGATACAGACAATACTCTACCGCGTGACACAAGTAACGATGCTCTTTCGGATGCTCGTTTAACAAATAACATCACTCAAATTGCTCATATAAATCCAGAACTTTGTGGTTTACCTTTGAGTCTGTTCACAAAG gGTTATCTATGTTTACCATATTTATCACTACCATATCTGGATCTTTTGGCAGATGTTAATGTAAGAGGATACATAGTTGGAGttacaaatgttttatttaagcAGAAGAAGCAACTCATTGATGTATTAGTAGAG gtTGAAAATACACGGATAGAAACAAGTGATCCTGAATTAAGAAGACAGTTACACCTTACAACAGAGGATCTTAGATTTGCTGATTATTTAGTTCGACACGTAGCAGAGCCAcgcaaagatatttttttggaTGGTGTGGGATGGGAAGGTGGAGATGAATGGATCAGAACTCAATTTCGTGTCTACCTATTAAGTATGTTACGAACATCTATGCAACAAGATACTCGTCAATCTGATCATTATAATTCTGCATTCATTGCTGCTTGGCGTACTACAAATAACTACAAAATGTGGGGTAATTCTAATAAgccagaaataaataatatagaacctGGTCACCCATTTGCAGGACAATTATCAGTCCAAGATATGAAATTACGTTTGTCACA TACAATGCAAAATACAGAAAGTGGTAGAAAGTTGAACCAAGCAATGGCATCAACTGGTAGAGCTGTTGCAACAACAGGAAAAGCTGTAG GTGGTGCACTTTCGCAAGCAAAAGGTGCTTTTTCCAATTGGTGGAGCACATTAACTACTGTTCAACCAGTTGAGGAAGGAAAACCTGACAATCAAACTTCAAATCTACATCAAACACTTTCAAATATGACTCATAAAACTACTATACAAGACGAAGAAATTAACGTATCTACTAATGACACAAGTTTAGAAGTTGTTATTGATTAA
- the LOC144474391 gene encoding uncharacterized protein LOC144474391 isoform X1 — MTTLKGIFPDTNNILIESVRRKNFIYENVKNLRHMEQNMHMKELEGTQNSRLHERKKLNNKYQNIASKLCTNHYTKQVEGHNANLSEHNKINRHCAGDHEKLCRKSSMPIMNKNSATAKKIPISATNNNSHTKQKRKECKNLHKSIVKLHENISSDPILLHESTKDISNDKYTKLENNLMTQGTQTLDTNQINNLYSEGVIRYPSKKLTELKNEQGDTVLKDTTNSSPKQSQENSGLPLIKEELNTKLNKECTFTNNKSRIHNNNNSNCNKKNTPPSNYKKGVVPKYIRERKEAQKREEKAKIEAIDSDCPHGHVPLLESERKETLHILKKSYQDYVNELNLMPIKSDTLRAQQRKAEIEKQLNKLEEGIKVFSKPKVYVKMDA; from the exons ATGACAACATTGAAAGGTATTTTTCCTGATACAA ataatattttaatagaatcagTAAgacgaaaaaattttatatatgaaaatgtaaaaaatcttCGGCATATGGAACAAAATATGCACATGAAAGAATTGGAAGGAACACAGAATTCACGATTACATGAGCGAAAAAAgctcaataataaatatcaaaatattgcATCTAAACTGTGCACAAATCATTATACCAAACAAGTCGAAGGTCATAATGCAAATTTAAGTGAACATAATAAGATAAACAGACATTGTGCAGGAgatcatgaaaaattatgtagGAAATCAAGTATGccaattatgaataaaaatagtgcaACTGCAAAAAAGATACCAATTTCAGccacaaataataattcacatacaaagcaaaaaagaaaagagtgcaaaaatttacataaatctaTTGTAAAGTTgcacgaaaatatttcttcggatCCTATATTATTACATGAATCTACTAAAGATATTAGTaatgataaatatacaaaattggaaaataatctCATGACTCAAGGTACCCAAACATTAGATACAAAccaaatcaataatttgtattcTGAAGGAGTTATAAG ATATCCATCAAAGAAACTTACAGAATTGAAGAATGAACAGGGTGATACTGTTTTAAAAGATACAACAAATTCATCACCCAAACAATCACAAGAAAATTCTGGATTACCACTgattaaagaagaattaaatactaaattaaataaggaatgtacatttacaaataataagaGTCGAATacataataacaacaatagcaattgtaataaaaagaacacTCCTCCATCTAATTATAAGAAGGGTGTTGTTCCTAA gtATATcagagaaaggaaggaagctcaaaaaagagaagagaaagccAAAATAGAAGCAATTGATTCTGATTGTCCACATGGACATGTTCCATTATTGGAGAGTGAACGCAAGGAAACTCTGCATATactaaaaaaaa gttACCAAGATTATGTTAATGAATTGAATCTAATGCCTATAAAATCCGACACACTTAGGGCGCAACAGCGAAAAGCGGAAATAGAGAAAcaactaaataaattggaagaaGGCATTAAAGTCTTTTCGAAGCCGAAGGTTTATGTAAAAATGGATGCATAA
- the LOC144474391 gene encoding uncharacterized protein LOC144474391 isoform X2 gives MTTLKGIFPDTKSVRRKNFIYENVKNLRHMEQNMHMKELEGTQNSRLHERKKLNNKYQNIASKLCTNHYTKQVEGHNANLSEHNKINRHCAGDHEKLCRKSSMPIMNKNSATAKKIPISATNNNSHTKQKRKECKNLHKSIVKLHENISSDPILLHESTKDISNDKYTKLENNLMTQGTQTLDTNQINNLYSEGVIRYPSKKLTELKNEQGDTVLKDTTNSSPKQSQENSGLPLIKEELNTKLNKECTFTNNKSRIHNNNNSNCNKKNTPPSNYKKGVVPKYIRERKEAQKREEKAKIEAIDSDCPHGHVPLLESERKETLHILKKSYQDYVNELNLMPIKSDTLRAQQRKAEIEKQLNKLEEGIKVFSKPKVYVKMDA, from the exons ATGACAACATTGAAAGGTATTTTTCCTGATACAA aatcagTAAgacgaaaaaattttatatatgaaaatgtaaaaaatcttCGGCATATGGAACAAAATATGCACATGAAAGAATTGGAAGGAACACAGAATTCACGATTACATGAGCGAAAAAAgctcaataataaatatcaaaatattgcATCTAAACTGTGCACAAATCATTATACCAAACAAGTCGAAGGTCATAATGCAAATTTAAGTGAACATAATAAGATAAACAGACATTGTGCAGGAgatcatgaaaaattatgtagGAAATCAAGTATGccaattatgaataaaaatagtgcaACTGCAAAAAAGATACCAATTTCAGccacaaataataattcacatacaaagcaaaaaagaaaagagtgcaaaaatttacataaatctaTTGTAAAGTTgcacgaaaatatttcttcggatCCTATATTATTACATGAATCTACTAAAGATATTAGTaatgataaatatacaaaattggaaaataatctCATGACTCAAGGTACCCAAACATTAGATACAAAccaaatcaataatttgtattcTGAAGGAGTTATAAG ATATCCATCAAAGAAACTTACAGAATTGAAGAATGAACAGGGTGATACTGTTTTAAAAGATACAACAAATTCATCACCCAAACAATCACAAGAAAATTCTGGATTACCACTgattaaagaagaattaaatactaaattaaataaggaatgtacatttacaaataataagaGTCGAATacataataacaacaatagcaattgtaataaaaagaacacTCCTCCATCTAATTATAAGAAGGGTGTTGTTCCTAA gtATATcagagaaaggaaggaagctcaaaaaagagaagagaaagccAAAATAGAAGCAATTGATTCTGATTGTCCACATGGACATGTTCCATTATTGGAGAGTGAACGCAAGGAAACTCTGCATATactaaaaaaaa gttACCAAGATTATGTTAATGAATTGAATCTAATGCCTATAAAATCCGACACACTTAGGGCGCAACAGCGAAAAGCGGAAATAGAGAAAcaactaaataaattggaagaaGGCATTAAAGTCTTTTCGAAGCCGAAGGTTTATGTAAAAATGGATGCATAA
- the LOC144474391 gene encoding uncharacterized protein LOC144474391 isoform X3: MEQNMHMKELEGTQNSRLHERKKLNNKYQNIASKLCTNHYTKQVEGHNANLSEHNKINRHCAGDHEKLCRKSSMPIMNKNSATAKKIPISATNNNSHTKQKRKECKNLHKSIVKLHENISSDPILLHESTKDISNDKYTKLENNLMTQGTQTLDTNQINNLYSEGVIRYPSKKLTELKNEQGDTVLKDTTNSSPKQSQENSGLPLIKEELNTKLNKECTFTNNKSRIHNNNNSNCNKKNTPPSNYKKGVVPKYIRERKEAQKREEKAKIEAIDSDCPHGHVPLLESERKETLHILKKSYQDYVNELNLMPIKSDTLRAQQRKAEIEKQLNKLEEGIKVFSKPKVYVKMDA; encoded by the exons ATGGAACAAAATATGCACATGAAAGAATTGGAAGGAACACAGAATTCACGATTACATGAGCGAAAAAAgctcaataataaatatcaaaatattgcATCTAAACTGTGCACAAATCATTATACCAAACAAGTCGAAGGTCATAATGCAAATTTAAGTGAACATAATAAGATAAACAGACATTGTGCAGGAgatcatgaaaaattatgtagGAAATCAAGTATGccaattatgaataaaaatagtgcaACTGCAAAAAAGATACCAATTTCAGccacaaataataattcacatacaaagcaaaaaagaaaagagtgcaaaaatttacataaatctaTTGTAAAGTTgcacgaaaatatttcttcggatCCTATATTATTACATGAATCTACTAAAGATATTAGTaatgataaatatacaaaattggaaaataatctCATGACTCAAGGTACCCAAACATTAGATACAAAccaaatcaataatttgtattcTGAAGGAGTTATAAG ATATCCATCAAAGAAACTTACAGAATTGAAGAATGAACAGGGTGATACTGTTTTAAAAGATACAACAAATTCATCACCCAAACAATCACAAGAAAATTCTGGATTACCACTgattaaagaagaattaaatactaaattaaataaggaatgtacatttacaaataataagaGTCGAATacataataacaacaatagcaattgtaataaaaagaacacTCCTCCATCTAATTATAAGAAGGGTGTTGTTCCTAA gtATATcagagaaaggaaggaagctcaaaaaagagaagagaaagccAAAATAGAAGCAATTGATTCTGATTGTCCACATGGACATGTTCCATTATTGGAGAGTGAACGCAAGGAAACTCTGCATATactaaaaaaaa gttACCAAGATTATGTTAATGAATTGAATCTAATGCCTATAAAATCCGACACACTTAGGGCGCAACAGCGAAAAGCGGAAATAGAGAAAcaactaaataaattggaagaaGGCATTAAAGTCTTTTCGAAGCCGAAGGTTTATGTAAAAATGGATGCATAA
- the LOC144474483 gene encoding uncharacterized protein LOC144474483 yields MFYVPELLSLRRRGKLARCWLAATLSEQMFKKKVKQSTVQCIDITILCEEIISAVQTSSSTVCVRFSLYLSSQLLYGAVKLLLYQTKQLQENLFAINLRKSNIENSRRLRFHGPAIEISFHEDRDRNLIEDVPFLHEYMMQGQLSFGMLTDYEMEEFLLPQTEEQFLNEIRTFPRNQPEEIIEKCRKDTTVASYLRKIWTQPQEIIERSVAEVNLDNLNGETIEVGDVEGAQFKKPTTSKRRTTESLVETPAKRRKILQKSTEEVVRDLSVDVPSTSADVPSIVVAPKERRPMQESVDHPTEPSIAEPIVIPEFPNQQVHIDEIELVEQPQQRRRRRKFVDNEITLSDNQMRKMISDVRAHTTELWISSTRIHSADYYLKQPCSKISHGVLGNKLNKFFSKHMITRSVTENEFSEEEIVREGMTSKIHEKTGEMTSKIDLPTSDISEHSKTVEKIQPIQHTMQQTLIEMQVEDSEKQVEVSVPAVPEINGFEYTKVNPIESSERSLHVERFIANSVSPKATLRKLELKAFLEIRWRDEENIKFHELISPDSYTKIDVARAFSYCLEFQAEKYAVIKQDTSYGTIWIAKYVSSIESSEEAS; encoded by the exons ATGTTTTACGTTCCGGaacttctttctcttcgacgCAGGGGAAAACTAGCTCGATGCTGGTTAGCCGCTACTCTCAGCGagcaaatgtttaaaaagaaagtcaAACAGTCGACAGTTCAATGTATTGACATAACTATACTCTG CGAAGAAATAATATCGGCGGTTCAAACAAGCAGTAGCACGGTCTGCGTCAGATTCAGTCTTTATCTTTCCTCGCAATTATTGTACGGTGCCGTGAAATTACTTTTGTATCAGACAAAACAACTTCAAG aaaacctatttgcaataaacttgAGAAAGTCTAATATAGAGAACAG tcGGAGACTGAGGTTCCATGGTCCTGCTATCGAGATATCCTTCCATGAAGATAGAGACAGGAATTTGATCGAGGACGTTCCTTTCCTTCATGAGTACATG ATGCAAGGTCAACTGAGTTTCGGAATGTTAACCGATTATGAAATGGAAGAGTTCCTCTTACCCCAAACAGAAGAGCAGTTCCT gAACGAGATACGGACGTTTCCTAGGAATCAGCCcgaggaaattattgaaaaatgtcgaaaagATACAACCGTAGCTTCTTACTTACGAAAGATCTGGACTCAGCCAcaggaaattattgaaagatcTGTAGCGGAAGTAAATCTTGATAATCTTAATGGCGAAACGATTGAGGTTGGAGATGTTGAAG gtGCTCAGTTCAAGAAACCTACAACATCAAAAAGAAGAACTACGGAGTCACTTGTGGAAACACCtgcgaaaagaagaaaa ATTTTACAGAAAAGTACAGAAGAAGTAGTACGAGATCTGTCTGTAGATGTGCCATCAACATCTGCTGATGTGCCTTCGATAGTAGTCGCCCCAAAGGAAAGACGGCCCATGCAAGAATCTGTTGACCATCCTACAGAACCTTCAATCGCAGAGCCTATTGTTATACCGGAATTTCCAAATCAACAAGTTCATATCGATGAGATCGAATTGGTAGAACAACCACaacaaagaagacgaagaagaaaatttgtcgataatgaaattacattatcTGATAATCAAATGAGAAAGATGATTTCAGATGTTAGAGCTCACACCACA GAACTTTGGATATCTAGTACACGTATTCATTCTgcagattattatttaaaacaaccatgctcaaaaatttcacacgGAGTTTTGGGAAACAAGTTAAATAAGTTTTTCTCTAAACATATGATCACGCGATCTGTAACAGAAAATGAGTTTTCAG aagaagaaattgtaCGTGAAGGGATGACAAGTAAAATACATGAAAAAACAGGTGAAATGAcaagtaaaattgatttacctACTTCCGATATAAGTGAACATTCAAAGACGGTAGAAAAGATACAACCAATTCAGCACACCATGCAACAAACCTTAATTGAAATGCAAGTAGAAGATTCAGAAAAACAAGTTGAAGTGTCTGTGCCAGCTGTTCCAGAAATTAATGGCTTCGAATACACAAAAGT aaatccTATTGAATCCTCAGAGAGATCACTTCATGTAGAAAGATTCATAGCCAATTCCGTAAg tCCCAAAGCAACtttaagaaaattagaattgaaagCATTCTTGGAAATTCGTTGGCGCGATGaagaaaacataaaatttcatgaattaatttctccaGATAGTTACACTAAAATTGACGTTGCACGCGCCTTTTCTTATTGTTTAG aatttcaaGCAGAGAAATATGCAGTAATAAAACAAGATACATCCTATGGCACAATCTGGATTGCTAAATATGTCAGCTCTATAGAAAGTAGTGAAGAAGCTTCTTAG